A single Anopheles funestus chromosome 2RL, idAnoFuneDA-416_04, whole genome shotgun sequence DNA region contains:
- the LOC125764764 gene encoding uncharacterized protein LOC125764764: MTIGSVKHSNVPQPAAASSGRVTSAYDYNGTGSGGVGGGISGSGSLTHGVGGNGRSSGIGGGRISPHSASNSSSAFVKMRSSAKRCLFDIRPDPIDTKRICDENDKAERQRAIKRFEFDTHTCRSVASSGSSSSSGGLHHRHHHQ, encoded by the coding sequence ATGACCATCGGAAGCGTGAAACACTCGAACGTGCCTCAACCGGCCGCGGCTTCCTCTGGCCGTGTGACGTCCGCCTACGACTACAACGGTACCGGTTCTGGTGGTGTCGGCGGTGGCATTAGTGGCAGTGGCAGCCTTACACACGGTGTGGGTGGCAACGGTAGATCGAGCGGTATCGGTGGCGGGCGCATCAGTCCTCACTCGGCCTCCAACTCCTCATCCGCCTTCGTTAAGATGCGTTCCTCGGCCAAACGGTGCCTTTTCGATATCAGGCCCGATCCGATCGACACCAAGCGGATATGCGACGAAAATGACAAAGCCGAACGGCAACGCGCGATCAAGCGGTTCGAATTCGACACGCACACTTGCCGTAGTGTGGCCTCCTCTGGTAGCTCCTCATCATCCGGTGGActgcatcatcgtcatcatcaccagTGA